AACCATAGCGCGGGCGATGGCGACCAGCTGCTGCATAGCGATGGAGATGGAGCTCAGCGGAGTGTGCGGGTCAATGGATTCGAGGCCCATCTGTGCCAAATACTTCTTGGCGGCCTCGTGGGTCTTCTTCCAGTCGATGCCGAAGGGGCCGCGCTTTTCGTGGCCCAGCATCACGTTCTCACCGACGGAAAGGTTGGTGCACAGGTTCACTTCCTGATACACGGTGGCGATACCGGCGTTTTGTGCGTCGAGGGTGCCGTTGAACTGCTGAGGCTTGCCGTCCACCATAATGGAGCCGGCGTTGATCTTGTACACACCGGTCAGAGCCTTAATCATGGTGGACTTGCCTGCACCGTTCTCACCCATCAGGGCGTGAACTTCACCCGGGTAGAGAGTCAAATCAACACCATCCAAGGCCTTGACGCCCGGGAATTCAATCGTAATGCCTTTCATTACGACGATGGGGTTTTTATCTGTCATGTCTTTGCCTTAAACGAGAATGAGATGTTATCGTTTTGTGATATTTGAGCCACACATGAGTGATGGCGTGGAAGGAACATCCTTCTCACACCATCACATCAATTATTTGGTCCAGTTATCAATGAGTCGCAGCAGACTTATCAGTAGGCGCGGGTGTTGTTGTCCAGGGCTTCCTTGGCGGAGGCGGCCTCGAAGGTCTTGGACTCGATCTCGATGTCCTTCTCAACGGTCTTGCCATCCAGATAGTCCTTGACGGCCTGAGCGGTTTCCTTACCGAAGATCGGGTTGTACTCGATCACGTAGGAGAGGTCGCCATCAACAAGAGCCTGCAGAGCGTTCTTGGTACCGTCGATGGTGATGATCTTGACCTTGCCCTTGAGGCCGGCGGCGTCAACAGCCTGAGCGGCACCGAGGCCCATCTCGTCGTTCTGAGCGAAGATGAACTGCGGGTTGTCGGACTTGTACTTGTCGAGCAGACCAGCGGTCACGGTCTTGGCCTCATCAGTGGACCAGTTAGCGGACTGGGACTCAAGAACCTTGACGTTGGAGGCAACCTTGTTGTCCCAACCAGTGCCACGATCCTTCACCACGGACAGGCCGGCAGGGCCTTCGAGGATGAAGCCGTTGGCGCCATCCGGGAAGTTCTTGTTCACGAACTCGGCAGCCTGCTCGCCGCACCAGACGTTGGACGGTCCGATGTGAGCAACGATGGCCTTCTTGGCCTCGGCGTCCTTGACGTCCACGTTACGGTCAACGGTGAAGACCGGAATCTCAGCCTCAGCGGCCTTCTTCAGGGAGTCATCCCAACCGGAATCCTCGGTGGAGGACAGGATGATGGCGTCGACTTCGTCGTTAACGAACTTGTTGAACGCCTGAATCTGCTTCTGCTGATCGTTGTTCTGGGTCGGAGAGTAGGTCAGGTCAAAGCCGGCATCCTCGAATGCCTTCTGAATGTCCTTCTCGTTGGCGGTACGGAAGCCGCCCTCAGGACCGACAGCCACGAAGCCAACCGTCTTCTTGCCGGAGTCCGAGCTGCCACCTGCGTTGCTGGAACCGCATGCGGCAACGCTGACAAGCGCAGCAGCAGAAGCAACGAGGGCAATGGCCTTCTTCCAATTCTTCATAAATACTCCTCCTCGAGCAGTGTTTATTTTTTGGATGATCTTTCATCCTGTTTGGTGACTGTTCGTCATCGACAGCCTCTAGTATGACGCTCACAGGCCAAATGTTCAATCGCATGCGATAACAGTTTGATAACAGGTTTATAACAAATTAATAACAGTGGTTCAAAAATGGCGTCGCAACACTGTTTTGCCTTGATAACAGACCAATAATAGTGATTGGTTGCGCAGCGGCAATGCCGCTCGCCAGCCGAGCGACAAAGCCGTTGCCTCATACAACAAGAAAGGTTATTATGAACACCGTTTTTCTTATACCATCTACTGCGCACCGAGGGCAGTGACCTGGCTATCGGCGATGGTCCAGGAACCGTCGAGTGAGCCAGAAACGGAGCGAACAATACCCAAATCGTCCACAATGGCCAGGCGACGGGACAGGCTAATCTGCCCCGATGCCATCGACGTTATGGTTCCATTAGGCAGACGCTGCGCATTGGCCGGGCCTGGTGCCATTTGACGCCATGCCTCTTGTTGTTCGCTGTTTCCCTCAGGAGGTGTGGTGGCGTACACCAGATTCAGATCGTTGTAGAACGTGAGCATGGTGACGTGTCTGAGCACACTCACTTGGGTGGCCGCTTTGCTCAGACCGCTCAGTGTTTTATCACCGTTGCGCGCCACACCGGTCATCATCACGCCGTTCGTGTCCTCGCCCTCGACTGCCAACGCCAATCGGCACCCTTCCGGAGAAACCGCCAATGCCACAATGCTGTCGGCAGCGCCAAGCCAATCAAGCTTCAGATCGGTTTCCTTACCCCCATCTGACACATGCAATTCGCGCCCGTTCTCGGATACAGCCCATACTTCGCCATCCAGACCTTCGGTAATCGATCGCATCGACTCGCCGGAGAACATCACCCCACAGGACGCACCATCAGATTTCAGGCATTCGACGACACCGTCCGCACGCAACACCGCACCGCCGGATGAGGAAAAAACGAAGCCCCGAGCATCGTCATATCCGGGGGCCTCCCCTACACGCAACGGACTGGAGCTGGCCAGGGAAACGATATGCCCACCGGTCAACGTGTATACGCCCGCTGTCGGCTGCTCGGTAGTAAGTTTCACATTTGCGTCGGCATCAGAATAGTCCACTCCGTCGCCGGTAATCTTCAGCGCGTATTCGGCATTGCCGTCGCCCATAGTCAGACGGATGCGATGTACCAGCAGGCCTCGTTCTTCCTCATTCAACGCATTGATACCGCTGTTAAGGTGTATCTCCACCACATTGTTCTTCACCGGCACGCTGTCGACCGCGAGTTTGATGGTAGGCAAGCCGGTGCCTCGCAGCACTCCTTCCAACCAGGAGGGTGCATCCGAGAGTACTTCACCGACTGCCTGGGTGCGCCAGTTGCGCCAGCTCAGCCATCGAACATCCGGTATGAGCTGTTTGCCGGATGTGCTCACCTGATACACGGATACTTGGCGGAAGACTTGTTCAAAATCGGCGGTGGATATCACCACGCCGTTCTCCAACGAGGAGATGCGCCACTGGCCGCTTCTTTTAATCAAGATATAAGGAACTTTGCTGATCGTGCTGCTATCTGTCGGCGTATACACGCCATGCGAGTCCAGAGAGCCGACCACTTGGAGCTGTACTTCTACAATCAGCGAGCTCTCCGCCCCTTGCGGGGTACTCATCGTATTGGCACGGCGGCGGAAATCCGGCGTACCGCTGTAGACCAGTGCCGAGGAATCGCCATTCCATCCGGCCGACGCCGAACCGGTCAGAAACTCACGGGCCACACGGTAGCCATCGGACTGTACGCCGGCAGGCATGGCATCATAGAACCCTTTGACGATGGTTTCCGGCTGCGCATCGTCCGCAGGTCCCTGAGGATTGGTGTAAACACGCTGAGTCTGCTGTTCCACCGGTGCCAGAGTCTGCACCGAGCCGCTAATCGGCAAACCGAACGGACTTGAGCATGCCGTCATCGTGACGCAACAGACTATGGCCGCGCCTGCGGCGGCAATCGTTCTGGTCACTCGTCTCATAGCGGCCTCCCCATCATCGTGTCGCGGCGAACCTCATGATAATCATGTGTGACTTGGCTGGTGGCCACACCAAACCCACCGGTAATACGCAGGTCATCGGGCGTTTCAGAAGCAAAATTCACCGGCAGTTCAGCGTCCGCCACCTCACCTTGGTCGGGGTCACGCGGCAGCAATACCAAGAACCAGGTGCCCTCCCCCACTGCCGAACGTACACGGATAGTACCGTGGTGCAGCAAGGCATCAGTCATGGCGATGGCCAAGCCCAATCCGGTGCCGCCGGTAACGCGCGAACGTGAAGGGTCGCTTCTCCAGAATCGATCGAATACATGAGCGACTTTGTCTTCGTCGATACCAACGCCATAGTCGCGAACGCTGATGGCCACGGCTTTGCGGTTGGCCGCGACACGCACTTCGATCGGCCGGTCCTCAGCGAAATCGACGGCATTGGCCAACAGATTTCTGACGATGCGAATCACTCGACGCGAATCGATACGAGTCAAAACCTGCACATTGGGCAGATACGTGTGAATCGGCACCCGTTTGGCTTGGGCGATGCCGGCAACTTGGTCCACTGCCGTTTCAATTGGTTCGCATAAATCGGTTTCCACAAGGTCAAGTGCCGCATAACCGGCATCGTAGCGGGAGATTTCCAACAGATCGGCGAGCATGTCTTGGAATCGACTGATCTGGCCGGCCAACAGTTCGACCGTACGCTTGGTGGAGGGGTCGAAGCCGTCTTTTTTCATTTCGAGCAGGTCGGAAGCCATACGCATGGTGGTCACCGGGGTGCGCAATTCATGACTGACGTCGGACACAAATCGTTTCTGGAAAACGCTTGCTTCCTCCAGCTCATCAATCTTCTGGTTGAGCGCATCAGCCATCGTATTGAAGGATTGCTGCAGCACACCAAGCTCATCCTTACGATTCACGGTAACGCGCATATCGAGATTGCCGGAGGCCAGTGTTTCCGAGGCCGCTGCCACTCGTTCAATCGGGCGCACGATGCCACGAATCACCAGCCAGATTACTACGCCCACCACGATGGACAGCAACGCACAGATGACCACCAGACTGAGCTGAATCTGCGTCAAGGACTGCTGCTGGAACGTGTACGAATAAATGGCGAAGAATTCGAGGTTGCCGGCCACGCCAAAGTCCAATACGGTGCCGAGCACCGCTGCGGGCGTCCCGCTGCCCGACATGCCGGAATCACCGGGAATTTCGACCGGCTGATAGAACACGCTGTCATCCAAGTCGGAGGCCACGGACGAACGGATGTCATCAGAAATCAGACTTTGATAGCTGGGTTCGGTGGATACGGGGATGATGGCACGCGAGTTGGTATCACGACTCCACAAATACACACCTATCAGGTTGGAGGGCCCCTCGGATTGCAACGAGGACGCCAAGTCATTGACCAGCTGCTGGATCTGCACTGTGGCGGAGACATCGGCCGCGTCCAGACTGGTTTGGGCCTGCTGCACCATGTTTGAATAGTCGGCACGCGACTGCGAAGTGATTTGGGTAAGCAGCGAGGCGCGCACTGATACCATCGATACGCCAGAGAAGACGATGGCCACGGCCAGTGTAAGAATCACGGTGAGGGCCACGGTGCGGGCCTGCAGCGAGCGACGAACTTCAGCGCGTCCGTGGCGCAGCAAGCGTTTGAGGCTGAATCGAGGGCGCAGGTTCATTGTTCAGGAGTGACGAACTTGTAGCCGATGCCACGTACGGTCTGCACGATTTGCGGGTTCTCGGGGTCGTCCTCCACTTTGGCCCTAAGGCGTTGAACATGCACATTGACCAGGCGCGTATCGCCGGAATTCTCGTATCCCCAGACATTCTTGAGCAGGCTGGAACGACTGATGGCCTCGCCGGCGGCGGCCGCAAGCATGAACAGCAGCTCGAATTCCATCGGAGTAAGATTCAGGTCCTTGCCATCCTTGGTGGCGGTGTGTTCCAAACGGTCGATGACGATGGATCCGCGTTCCAGATGGTTGACGTTTGCATTGCCACCGCTTGCGCCACCGGTGGCACCGTCTTCGGCGGCCGGCTTGGCGATGCGGAAGCGTGCATGGATACGCGCCAGCAATTCGGCCACTTTGAAGGGCTTGGGCACGTAGTCGTCGGCCCCGGCTTCCAAGCCGGCCACGACGTCAAGTGTGTCTGATTTGGCGGTGAGCATGATAATCGGCACATTAGAGGTAGCTCTGATGCGGCGGGCCACCCCCGTGCCGTCCAGCCCGGGGAGCATAACGTCAAGCAGAATCAAATCGGGCTTGACGATGGGGAACATTTCCACAGCCCTCAGCCCGTCCAGGCAGGTCACGGTCTGGAATCCCTCGTTTTCCAAAACAAGACTAAGCATTTCGCCGATGGCCTGATCGTCGTCCACGATGAAGATGGTCGCCATGGTGTTTGTCTTCCCTTTCCCACTGTTATTGTTGCGTTACACTTTACTCCCCTATGTTCATTTCTGTTCGGGTTCCCCGCCATGCAACATCGGGCGAATCTTGGCAAGACGCTGGCTGACTTCGTGTTCGTAGCCGCGATCGTTGGGATGGTAGTACTCGGTGCCACGCAGCTCTTCGGGCATATATTCCTGTGGCGCCACGGCACCGGGCCAATCGTGCGCATACTTGTAGCCCTCGTGGTTGCCCCACTCTTTCATAAGCTTGGTGGGGGCGTTCCTCAAATACAGCGGAACAGCGCCGATCTTGCCGGCATCCACGTCCGCGAGCGCCTGGTTAATGGCGTTATAGCTGGCGTTTGATTTGGGCGCGGTGGCCACGGCAATCGTGGCCTCGGCCAAAATAATACGTGCCTCGGGCATGCCGACCAGCGCCACGGCCTGCGCCGCGGCCACGGTGACCTGCAAAATCTGCGGGGCGGCCATGCCGACTTCCTCGCTGGCGGCGATCATGATGCGACGGGCG
This DNA window, taken from Bifidobacterium longum subsp. longum JCM 1217, encodes the following:
- the mtrB gene encoding MtrAB system histidine kinase MtrB: MNLRPRFSLKRLLRHGRAEVRRSLQARTVALTVILTLAVAIVFSGVSMVSVRASLLTQITSQSRADYSNMVQQAQTSLDAADVSATVQIQQLVNDLASSLQSEGPSNLIGVYLWSRDTNSRAIIPVSTEPSYQSLISDDIRSSVASDLDDSVFYQPVEIPGDSGMSGSGTPAAVLGTVLDFGVAGNLEFFAIYSYTFQQQSLTQIQLSLVVICALLSIVVGVVIWLVIRGIVRPIERVAAASETLASGNLDMRVTVNRKDELGVLQQSFNTMADALNQKIDELEEASVFQKRFVSDVSHELRTPVTTMRMASDLLEMKKDGFDPSTKRTVELLAGQISRFQDMLADLLEISRYDAGYAALDLVETDLCEPIETAVDQVAGIAQAKRVPIHTYLPNVQVLTRIDSRRVIRIVRNLLANAVDFAEDRPIEVRVAANRKAVAISVRDYGVGIDEDKVAHVFDRFWRSDPSRSRVTGGTGLGLAIAMTDALLHHGTIRVRSAVGEGTWFLVLLPRDPDQGEVADAELPVNFASETPDDLRITGGFGVATSQVTHDYHEVRRDTMMGRPL
- the mtrA gene encoding MtrAB system response regulator MtrA — its product is MATIFIVDDDQAIGEMLSLVLENEGFQTVTCLDGLRAVEMFPIVKPDLILLDVMLPGLDGTGVARRIRATSNVPIIMLTAKSDTLDVVAGLEAGADDYVPKPFKVAELLARIHARFRIAKPAAEDGATGGASGGNANVNHLERGSIVIDRLEHTATKDGKDLNLTPMEFELLFMLAAAAGEAISRSSLLKNVWGYENSGDTRLVNVHVQRLRAKVEDDPENPQIVQTVRGIGYKFVTPEQ
- a CDS encoding LpqB family beta-propeller domain-containing protein; translated protein: MRRVTRTIAAAGAAIVCCVTMTACSSPFGLPISGSVQTLAPVEQQTQRVYTNPQGPADDAQPETIVKGFYDAMPAGVQSDGYRVAREFLTGSASAGWNGDSSALVYSGTPDFRRRANTMSTPQGAESSLIVEVQLQVVGSLDSHGVYTPTDSSTISKVPYILIKRSGQWRISSLENGVVISTADFEQVFRQVSVYQVSTSGKQLIPDVRWLSWRNWRTQAVGEVLSDAPSWLEGVLRGTGLPTIKLAVDSVPVKNNVVEIHLNSGINALNEEERGLLVHRIRLTMGDGNAEYALKITGDGVDYSDADANVKLTTEQPTAGVYTLTGGHIVSLASSSPLRVGEAPGYDDARGFVFSSSGGAVLRADGVVECLKSDGASCGVMFSGESMRSITEGLDGEVWAVSENGRELHVSDGGKETDLKLDWLGAADSIVALAVSPEGCRLALAVEGEDTNGVMMTGVARNGDKTLSGLSKAATQVSVLRHVTMLTFYNDLNLVYATTPPEGNSEQQEAWRQMAPGPANAQRLPNGTITSMASGQISLSRRLAIVDDLGIVRSVSGSLDGSWTIADSQVTALGAQ
- a CDS encoding ABC transporter substrate-binding protein, which gives rise to MKNWKKAIALVASAAALVSVAACGSSNAGGSSDSGKKTVGFVAVGPEGGFRTANEKDIQKAFEDAGFDLTYSPTQNNDQQKQIQAFNKFVNDEVDAIILSSTEDSGWDDSLKKAAEAEIPVFTVDRNVDVKDAEAKKAIVAHIGPSNVWCGEQAAEFVNKNFPDGANGFILEGPAGLSVVKDRGTGWDNKVASNVKVLESQSANWSTDEAKTVTAGLLDKYKSDNPQFIFAQNDEMGLGAAQAVDAAGLKGKVKIITIDGTKNALQALVDGDLSYVIEYNPIFGKETAQAVKDYLDGKTVEKDIEIESKTFEAASAKEALDNNTRAY